A window of the Phalacrocorax carbo chromosome 26, bPhaCar2.1, whole genome shotgun sequence genome harbors these coding sequences:
- the LOC135317594 gene encoding carnitine O-acetyltransferase-like isoform X2, translating to MGRSPWVWGRRRAPPAPPPAAPSGVPGRGGRPPLPALGATLGRLLGVLEALVAPGERDRTRRLVREFGAPGGAGPRLQERLRRQPPAPPRLPEWPWGSSERLPLPVHTSAGLVLPRQDWEDWRGQLWFAARLIAGVLDYRVQLERRDPPEPWVQAAFGGCRVPGPQRDEVLRLPPGAQPPPFITVVRNCQFFQVEACGEEGTPLPAAALGAALGGLRARAGRGGAPPLGLLTGQHRHAWGRVYRLLMRDRLNRASIGRIQRSLFALSLDAPVLAAAGGRGPGGVAGQVLHGGGACANSGNRWFDKTLQFIVGEDGTCGVVYDPAVIDGAVVAEMVDHALDHCRHLERSPALMMSPPLPPPQRLRFSLGPETAPEVERAKRHLDSLAADVDVHCFAHEGFGTCGGLRPEAVVQVALQVAFYRTHGSLCASCEPTSLRHVLPGCTDLLRPPGPPCLALAHALDDPQAEPGLQLVLLREAVEAQSRHTQEVRGPWRRGQGAGWAGRGAAPGAAAAGGHRGGGAAPRHLHGPGLRPRHPLPPLHRPGALP from the exons ATGGGGCGGTCGCCGTGGGTCTGGGGTCGCCGCCgcgcgccccccgcgcccccgcccgccgccccctcg GGGGtgcccgggcggggcgggcgcccgccgctgccggcgctgggGGCGACGCTGGGGCGGCTGCTGGGGGTCCTGGAGGCGCTGGTGGCCCCCGGGGAGCGGGACCGGACCCGCCGCCTGGTCCGGGAGTTCGGGGCGCCCGGGGGGGCTGGGCCCCGCCTGCAGGAGCGGCTgcgccggcagccccccgcccccccccgcctgccG GAGTGGCCCTGGGGCTCCAGCGAGCGGCTGCCGCTGCCCGTCCACACCAGTGCTGGACTGGTGCTGCCCCGGCAGGACTGGGAGGACTGGAGGGGGCAGCTGTG GTTCGCGGCTCGGCTCATCGCGGGCGTCCTCGACTACCGAGTGCAGCTGGAGcg GCGCGACCCCCCCGAGCCGTGGGTGCAGGCGGCGTTTGGGGGGTGCCGGGTGCCAGGCCCCCAGCGGGACGAGGTGCTGCGGCTGCCCCCCGGCGCCCAGCCGCCCCCCTTCATCACCGTCGTCCGCAACTGCCAG ttcTTCCAGGTGGAGGCGTGCGGGGAGGAGGGGACCCCCCtgccggcggcggcgctgggggcggcgctgggggggctgcgggcacgggcggggcggggcggagcccCGCCCCTGGGGCTGCTGACGGGGCAGCACCGGCACGCCTGGGGGCGGGTCTACCGCCTGCTGATGCGCG ACCGACTGAACCGGGCCTCGATTGGCCGGATCCAGCGCAGCCTCTTCGCGCTCAGCCTGGACGCgccagtgctggcagctgctggagggcgTGGCCCGGGGGGCGTGGCCGGGCAGGTGCTTCACGGGGGCGGAGCTTGTGCCAACAGCGGCAACCGCTGGTTTGACAAGACCCTCCAG ttCATCGTGGGGGAGGACGGGACCTGCGGTGTCGTCTATGACCCGGCTGTGATTGATGGCGCTGTTGTCGCGGAGATGGTTGACCACGCCCTTGACCACTG CCGCCACCTGGAGCGCAGCCCTGCCCTGATGATGTcaccgcccctccccccgccccagcgaCTCCGCTTCAGCCTTGGGCCCGAAACTGCCCCTGAGGTGGAGCGGGCGAAACGGCACCTGGACAG ccTGGCGGCAGACGTGGATGTTCATTGCTTCGCCCACGAGGGCTTCGGGACgtgcggggggctgcggccagaGGCCGTCGTCCAGGTGGCCCTGCAGGTGGCCTTCTACAG gaccCATGGCTCCCTCTGCGCCTCCTGCGAGCCGACCTCCCTGCGCCATGTCCTGCCTGGCTGCACCGACCTGCTGCGCCCGCCCGGGCccccctgcctggccctggcccACGCCCTCGATGACCCCCAGGCCGAG CCGGGGCTGCAGTTGGTGCTGCTGCGTGAGGCTGTGGAAGCACAGAGCCGGCACACACAGGAGGTGAGGGGGCCCTGGAGGCGGGGCCAAG GTGCTGGCTGGGCAGGGCGCGGAGCGGCACCTGGAGCGGCTGCGGCAGGCGGCCATCGCGGCGGGGGAGCCGCTCCCCGACATCTTCATGGACCCGGCCTACGCCCTCGCCACCCACTTCCGCCTCTGCACCGTCCAG GTGCGCTCCCGTGa
- the PPT2 gene encoding lysosomal thioesterase PPT2, which produces MARPPGSLPAAGSARPRHPGVGPPRSHSRRCRRSLFAEHTRAAGGGGPRGGRVRQPRRPGPRRRPDAPCVARRVAWGGGPWSRPSSPPLLLLAPLLVVSGGSYRPVVIVHGLFDSPSDFRHLRAFINESHPGTEVTVLDLFDRGASLRPLWVQVEGFRHALAPIMANAADGIHLLGYSQGGLICRALLATMPDHNVHSFISLAAPQMGQYGDTDYLKWLFPRHMKSNLYRLCYTPLGQGVSICNYWNDPHHRELYLNSSDFLALLNDERLHPNASDWKRNLLRIQSLVLIGGPDDGVITPWQSSLFGFYDANETVQEMHAQAVYLQDAFGLKTLEARGALGGCVVPGVGHTAWHSHRPVYERCIRPWLT; this is translated from the exons ATGGCCCGGCCGCCTGGGTCCCTCCCGGCCGCTGGGTCCGCCCGGCCGC GGCACCCCGGCGTGGGGCCCCCCCGCTCCCACTCGAGGCGCTGCCGCCGCTCCCTGTTTGCTGAGCACACACGGGCGGCAGGTGGGGGCGGGCCCCGCGGGGGGAGGGTCCGCCAGCCCCGGCGCCCGGGTCCTCGGCGGCGGCCAG atGCCCCCTGCGTGGCGCGGCGTgtggcgtgggggggggggccgtggTCCcggccttcctccccccccctcctcctcctcgccccgCTCCTGGTGGTCTCGGGGGGCTCCTACCGGCCCGTCGTCATCGTCCACGGCCTCTTCGACAGCCCCAGCGACTTCCGACACCTCCGCGCCTTCATCAACGAG agCCACCCAGGGACGGAGGTGACGGTCCTGGACCTCTTCGACCGGGGGGCGTCGCTGCGGCCGCTGTGGGTGCAGGTCGAGGGGTTCCGGCACGCCCTCGCCCCCATCATGGCCAACGCCGCCGACGGCATCCACCTGCTGGGATACAGCCAGG GGGGTCTCATCTGCCGGGCGCTGCTGGCCACGATGCCCGACCACAACGTCCACAGCTTCATCTCGCTGGCGGCCCCCCAGATGGGGCAGTACgggg ACACCGACTACCTGAAGTGGCTCTTCCCCCGGCACATGAAGTCCAACCTCTACCGGCTCTGCTACACCCCCCTGGGCCAGGGGGTCTCCATCTGCAACTACTGGAACG acccccaccacCGCGAGCTCTACCTGAACAGCAGCGACTTCCTCGCCCTCCTCAACGACGAGCGGCTGCACCCCAACGCCTCTG ACTGGAAGCGGAACCTGCTGCGGATCCAGAGCCTGGTGCTGATCGGGGGCCCCGACGACGGCGTCATCACGCCCTGGCAGTCCAG cctttTCGGTTTCTACGACGCCAACGAGACGGTGCAGGAGATGCACGCCCAGGCG gtttaCCTGCAGGACGCGTTTGGGCTGAAGACGCTGGAGGcgcggggggcgctggggggctgCGTGGTGCCGGGCGTGGGGCACACGGCCTGGCACTCCCACCGGCCCGTCTACGAGCGCTGCATCCGCCCCTGGCTCACGtag
- the LOC135317594 gene encoding carnitine O-acetyltransferase-like isoform X1: MGRSPWVWGRRRAPPAPPPAAPSGVPGRGGRPPLPALGATLGRLLGVLEALVAPGERDRTRRLVREFGAPGGAGPRLQERLRRQPPAPPRLPEWPWGSSERLPLPVHTSAGLVLPRQDWEDWRGQLWFAARLIAGVLDYRVQLERRDPPEPWVQAAFGGCRVPGPQRDEVLRLPPGAQPPPFITVVRNCQFFQVEACGEEGTPLPAAALGAALGGLRARAGRGGAPPLGLLTGQHRHAWGRVYRLLMRDRLNRASIGRIQRSLFALSLDAPVLAAAGGRGPGGVAGQVLHGGGACANSGNRWFDKTLQFIVGEDGTCGVVYDPAVIDGAVVAEMVDHALDHCRHLERSPALMMSPPLPPPQRLRFSLGPETAPEVERAKRHLDSLAADVDVHCFAHEGFGTCGGLRPEAVVQVALQVAFYRTHGSLCASCEPTSLRHVLPGCTDLLRPPGPPCLALAHALDDPQAEPGLQLVLLREAVEAQSRHTQEVLAGQGAERHLERLRQAAIAAGEPLPDIFMDPAYALATHFRLCTVQVRSREGCWLLRGPLVPDGYGVGVGHVAPQDPRDPPGGLRVAVTAFTCCHQTEAARLGDALQGVLDSLGGLLRHHSPPSDP, translated from the exons ATGGGGCGGTCGCCGTGGGTCTGGGGTCGCCGCCgcgcgccccccgcgcccccgcccgccgccccctcg GGGGtgcccgggcggggcgggcgcccgccgctgccggcgctgggGGCGACGCTGGGGCGGCTGCTGGGGGTCCTGGAGGCGCTGGTGGCCCCCGGGGAGCGGGACCGGACCCGCCGCCTGGTCCGGGAGTTCGGGGCGCCCGGGGGGGCTGGGCCCCGCCTGCAGGAGCGGCTgcgccggcagccccccgcccccccccgcctgccG GAGTGGCCCTGGGGCTCCAGCGAGCGGCTGCCGCTGCCCGTCCACACCAGTGCTGGACTGGTGCTGCCCCGGCAGGACTGGGAGGACTGGAGGGGGCAGCTGTG GTTCGCGGCTCGGCTCATCGCGGGCGTCCTCGACTACCGAGTGCAGCTGGAGcg GCGCGACCCCCCCGAGCCGTGGGTGCAGGCGGCGTTTGGGGGGTGCCGGGTGCCAGGCCCCCAGCGGGACGAGGTGCTGCGGCTGCCCCCCGGCGCCCAGCCGCCCCCCTTCATCACCGTCGTCCGCAACTGCCAG ttcTTCCAGGTGGAGGCGTGCGGGGAGGAGGGGACCCCCCtgccggcggcggcgctgggggcggcgctgggggggctgcgggcacgggcggggcggggcggagcccCGCCCCTGGGGCTGCTGACGGGGCAGCACCGGCACGCCTGGGGGCGGGTCTACCGCCTGCTGATGCGCG ACCGACTGAACCGGGCCTCGATTGGCCGGATCCAGCGCAGCCTCTTCGCGCTCAGCCTGGACGCgccagtgctggcagctgctggagggcgTGGCCCGGGGGGCGTGGCCGGGCAGGTGCTTCACGGGGGCGGAGCTTGTGCCAACAGCGGCAACCGCTGGTTTGACAAGACCCTCCAG ttCATCGTGGGGGAGGACGGGACCTGCGGTGTCGTCTATGACCCGGCTGTGATTGATGGCGCTGTTGTCGCGGAGATGGTTGACCACGCCCTTGACCACTG CCGCCACCTGGAGCGCAGCCCTGCCCTGATGATGTcaccgcccctccccccgccccagcgaCTCCGCTTCAGCCTTGGGCCCGAAACTGCCCCTGAGGTGGAGCGGGCGAAACGGCACCTGGACAG ccTGGCGGCAGACGTGGATGTTCATTGCTTCGCCCACGAGGGCTTCGGGACgtgcggggggctgcggccagaGGCCGTCGTCCAGGTGGCCCTGCAGGTGGCCTTCTACAG gaccCATGGCTCCCTCTGCGCCTCCTGCGAGCCGACCTCCCTGCGCCATGTCCTGCCTGGCTGCACCGACCTGCTGCGCCCGCCCGGGCccccctgcctggccctggcccACGCCCTCGATGACCCCCAGGCCGAG CCGGGGCTGCAGTTGGTGCTGCTGCGTGAGGCTGTGGAAGCACAGAGCCGGCACACACAGGAG GTGCTGGCTGGGCAGGGCGCGGAGCGGCACCTGGAGCGGCTGCGGCAGGCGGCCATCGCGGCGGGGGAGCCGCTCCCCGACATCTTCATGGACCCGGCCTACGCCCTCGCCACCCACTTCCGCCTCTGCACCGTCCAG GTGCGCTCCCGTGagggctgctggctgctgcgGGGGCCGCTGGTGCCCGACGGctatggggtgggggtgggacaTGtggccccccaggacccccgggacccccctgGGGGGCTGCGTGTGGCCGTCACCGCCTTCACCTGCTGCCACCAGACCGAGGCCGCCCGCCTGGGGGACGCCCTGCAGGGGGTCCTTGACAGCCTCGGGGGGCTGCTGCGCCACCACAGTCCCCCCAGCGATCCCTGA